The following proteins are co-located in the Diaphorobacter sp. HDW4B genome:
- a CDS encoding sterol desaturase family protein produces MAELLLWILKWGIPLVVIISIMEGIGLTILAKRRGERYDWIATGISLFDFLIREVALRLLMPMVIYAILFFALYEHRFFTLKFDAWWHWLLAFFVVEFLFYWYHRTVHRVRWFWCSHSVHHSMKQLNLSAAGRFGWTMNITGIPLFYLPAPLFGVTPELVVAFTSASLFYQFFLHNTWMPRLGPLEWILNTPSAHRVHHGANLEYLDANYGGVLIIFDRMFGTFIPERDDIKPDYGLIKQVKQHNIVDIEFGRWIELFRDLWRSRSIRQFFGYLLRPPGWTPDGKGETTEELRARAAASEVKQ; encoded by the coding sequence ATGGCAGAACTGTTGCTGTGGATTTTGAAATGGGGCATTCCCCTTGTCGTGATCATTTCCATCATGGAGGGGATTGGCCTGACGATCCTGGCCAAGCGCAGGGGCGAGCGGTATGACTGGATCGCCACCGGCATTTCGCTGTTCGACTTTCTGATCCGCGAGGTGGCACTGCGTCTTCTGATGCCGATGGTGATCTACGCGATACTTTTTTTCGCGTTGTACGAGCACCGCTTTTTCACGCTCAAGTTCGATGCGTGGTGGCATTGGTTGCTGGCGTTTTTCGTGGTCGAGTTTCTGTTTTACTGGTACCACCGGACCGTTCACCGCGTGCGTTGGTTCTGGTGCTCGCACTCGGTGCACCACTCGATGAAGCAGCTCAATCTGTCCGCTGCTGGCCGTTTTGGCTGGACCATGAACATCACGGGCATTCCGCTCTTTTATCTGCCGGCGCCGTTGTTTGGGGTCACGCCCGAGCTGGTGGTGGCCTTCACCAGCGCCAGCCTGTTCTATCAATTTTTTCTGCACAACACGTGGATGCCGCGCCTTGGGCCGCTGGAGTGGATATTGAACACACCGTCGGCGCACCGCGTCCACCACGGTGCCAATCTGGAGTATCTGGACGCCAACTACGGCGGTGTGCTGATCATCTTCGATCGCATGTTCGGCACGTTCATTCCCGAGCGCGACGACATCAAGCCGGACTACGGGTTGATCAAACAGGTCAAGCAGCACAACATCGTCGACATCGAGTTCGGTCGCTGGATCGAGCTGTTCCGCGACCTGTGGCGCAGCCGCTCGATCCGGCAATTCTTTGGCTATCTGCTGCGCCCGCCGGGATGGACTCCCGATGGGAAGGGCGAGACCACCGAAGAACTGCGCGCGCGGGCCGCGGCCTCCGAGGTCAAGCAATAA
- a CDS encoding GntR family transcriptional regulator, with the protein MQHPLSEIPHTMNLSNVSAQEEAYQYLLNAIRMGTLEPGARIVAEDIATELDMSRMPIREALRRLSAEGLISLRTNRGAVVKKLSKEEVSEIFEMRAVLEGLAAGMAAKKATASDIQELELLLARLRAVQNDLPLWITAHREFHEKISAISRAPRILAQITSLHALIEPLMRVWIESSPESKNVNSVHEKILAVMKSGDAEEMEQLIKKHSRVTADVILKSMF; encoded by the coding sequence GTGCAGCACCCGTTGTCCGAGATTCCTCACACCATGAACCTGTCCAACGTCAGCGCGCAAGAGGAGGCTTATCAATACCTTCTGAATGCGATCCGCATGGGCACGCTGGAGCCCGGCGCGCGCATTGTGGCTGAAGACATCGCCACCGAGCTCGACATGAGCCGCATGCCCATTCGCGAGGCGCTGCGGCGTCTTTCGGCGGAGGGACTGATCAGCCTGCGCACCAATCGCGGTGCGGTGGTCAAGAAGCTCAGCAAGGAAGAAGTTTCGGAAATCTTCGAGATGCGCGCCGTGCTCGAAGGCTTGGCCGCCGGCATGGCCGCGAAGAAGGCGACCGCCTCCGACATTCAGGAGCTGGAACTGCTGCTCGCGCGTCTGCGTGCCGTGCAGAACGATCTGCCGCTGTGGATCACCGCGCACCGCGAGTTTCACGAAAAGATCAGCGCCATCAGCCGCGCGCCGCGCATCCTCGCGCAGATCACTTCACTGCATGCGTTGATCGAGCCATTGATGCGCGTGTGGATCGAATCCTCGCCTGAATCCAAGAACGTGAATTCCGTTCACGAGAAGATTCTGGCGGTCATGAAAAGCGGTGACGCCGAAGAAATGGAGCAGCTCATCAAGAAGCACTCCCGCGTGACGGCAGATGTGATCCTGAAGAGCATGTTCTGA
- a CDS encoding metallophosphoesterase encodes MSLIQALPDGPLDIIGDIHGEFSALIQLLHHLGYDTDGHHPDGRTLVFVGDFCDRGPDSPAVLALAQRLIESGRAVAVLGNHEINLLREDVKDGSGWFFDERIERDNAKYAPYHRPDAAQREGIVRLLSGLPIALERADLRVIHAAWQPEQIAMARALPMGSVRSEYDHWEDEAARQAHASHLEDRMKAERVLWPHDLEDGDKKPPFLAAHAENESNKQMLNPLKVLTSGVERKGSDPFFAGGKWRFVERVGWWDEYADCTPVVVGHYWRRVHPIDRAQLGKGDQDLFKDIAPLAWHGLHGNVFCVDYSVGARWTARLRSKPPERDFKLAALRWPERVLQFDDGVALPTEGFGEAMASLTDKV; translated from the coding sequence ATGAGTCTGATTCAAGCTTTGCCGGACGGTCCGCTGGACATCATCGGCGACATCCACGGCGAGTTTTCCGCGCTGATCCAACTGCTCCACCATCTGGGCTACGACACCGATGGCCACCATCCCGACGGCCGCACGCTGGTGTTCGTGGGCGACTTCTGCGATCGCGGCCCCGACAGTCCCGCCGTGCTGGCGCTGGCCCAGCGGCTGATCGAATCGGGCCGCGCCGTCGCGGTTCTCGGCAATCATGAAATCAATCTGTTGCGCGAAGATGTCAAGGACGGCTCGGGCTGGTTTTTTGACGAGCGCATCGAACGCGACAACGCCAAGTACGCGCCATATCACCGCCCGGACGCCGCGCAGCGCGAAGGCATTGTGCGATTGCTCAGTGGTCTGCCGATTGCGCTGGAGCGTGCCGATCTGCGTGTGATTCATGCGGCATGGCAGCCCGAGCAGATTGCGATGGCGCGCGCGCTGCCCATGGGTTCTGTGCGCAGCGAATACGACCACTGGGAAGACGAGGCCGCGCGTCAGGCGCATGCCTCGCACCTCGAAGACCGCATGAAGGCCGAGCGCGTGCTGTGGCCGCATGATCTGGAAGATGGCGACAAGAAGCCGCCGTTCCTCGCCGCGCATGCAGAGAACGAATCCAACAAGCAGATGCTCAACCCGCTCAAGGTGCTGACCTCGGGCGTGGAACGCAAGGGCAGCGATCCGTTCTTTGCAGGCGGCAAGTGGCGCTTTGTAGAGCGCGTGGGCTGGTGGGACGAGTACGCTGATTGCACGCCGGTTGTCGTGGGCCACTACTGGCGGCGCGTGCATCCCATCGATCGTGCGCAGTTGGGCAAGGGCGATCAGGACCTGTTCAAAGACATCGCACCGCTGGCCTGGCATGGCCTGCATGGCAATGTGTTCTGTGTCGACTACTCGGTCGGCGCGCGTTGGACGGCGCGTTTGAGAAGCAAACCGCCGGAGCGCGATTTCAAACTGGCCGCATTGCGCTGGCCCGAGCGCGTTCTGCAGTTCGATGATGGCGTTGCCTTGCCGACGGAAGGCTTTGGCGAAGCCATGGCGTCGTTGACCGACAAGGTCTGA